In Raphanus sativus cultivar WK10039 chromosome 5, ASM80110v3, whole genome shotgun sequence, the following proteins share a genomic window:
- the LOC108862168 gene encoding uncharacterized protein LOC108862168 isoform X2, with amino-acid sequence MTNDFQIDLAMPDESPLPCNFVLLDQKHHTAIQQWENVITGVDQRFNSFIEFRDALHKYSVAHGFAYKYKKNDSHRVSVKCKAQGCPWRITAARLSTTQLICIKKMNPRHTCERAVIKPGYRATRGWVRTILKEKLKAFPDYKPKDIAEDIKREYGIQLNYSQAWRAKEVAREQLQGSYKEAYSQLPLLCEKIKETNPGSIATFVTKEDSSFHRLFVSFYASISGFKQGSRPLLFLDNAVLNSKYQGVMLIATAADAEDGVFPVAFAIVDAETEENWLWFLEQLKSALSESRRITFVADFQNGLKEAIPQVFEDAHHAYCLRQLAEKMNTDLKGQFSHEARRYMLNDFYSVAYAATPEGYCSATESMRNISPDACAWVTESEPHHWANALFQGERYNLMYSTFGQEFYSWVSEAHEFPITQMIDEFRAKMMQSIYTRQVQSRDWVTTLTPTNEEKLQKEIGLAQTLQVSPPEGSLFQVNGGDSSVNIVDIDQCDCDCKIWRLTGLPCSHAVAVIMCIEKSPYEYCSRYLTVESHRLMYAESIQPVPNMDRMMLEEPVEGLVAVTPPPTRRTPGRPKMKRVEPLDMIKRQLQCSKCKGLGHNKKTCKAV; translated from the coding sequence ATGACAAATGATTTTCAAATTGACTTAGCCATGCCTGACGAAAGCCCTTTACCGTGCAACTTTGTTTTACTCGATCAGAAACACCACACGGCGATACAGCAGTGGGAGAACGTCATCACAGGCGTTGATCAACGGTTCAACAGCTTCATCGAGTTCCGAGACGCGCTGCACAAGTACTCCGTGGCTCACGGCTTCGCTTACAAGTACAAGAAAAACGACAGCCACCGCGTCTCCGTCAAGTGCAAAGCTCAGGGCTGTCCGTGGCGCATCACAGCGGCGAGGCTGTCGACGACTCAGCTGATATGCATCAAGAAAATGAACCCGAGGCACACGTGCGAGAGAGCCGTCATCAAACCTGGCTACCGCGCGACTAGAGGGTGGGTGAGAACCATCTTGAAAGAGAAGCTGAAAGCCTTCCCTGACTACAAGCCTAAAGACATCGCTGAGGATATAAAGAGAGAGTATGGTATTCAGTTGAACTACTCGCAGGCGTGGAGGGCTAAAGAGGTTGCTAGAGAGCAGCTCCAAGGCTCTTACAAAGAGGCCTATAGTCAGCTTCCTCTTCTATGCGAGAAGATCAAGGAGACGAACCCTGGAAGCATCGCCACTTTCGTGACTAAAGAAGATTCAAGCTTCCACCGTCTCTTCGTATCGTTCTACGCTTCGATATCCGGGTTTAAACAAGGCTCACGCCCTCTTCTTTTCCTTGACAACGCTGTCCTTAACTCAAAGTACCAAGGTGTTATGCTTATAGCAACAGCTGCTGACGCCGAGGACGGTGTATTCCCAGTAGCATTTGCCATCGTTGATGCAGAGACGGAAGAGAACTGGCTTTGGTTTCTAGAACAGCTTAAATCCGCCTTGTCTGAATCCAGAAGGATCACATTCGTTGCGGATTTTCAGAACGGTCTGAAGGAAGCTATACCTCAGGTATTTGAAGACGCGCACCACGCCTACTGTCTACGCCAGCTAGCTGAGAAGATGAATACTGACTTGAAGGGTCAGTTTTCTCACGAAGCGAGACGGTACATGCTCAACGACTTCTACTCTGTGGCGTACGCAGCAACACCGGAAGGATACTGCAGCGCCACGGAGAGTATGAGAAACATATCTCCTGATGCTTGTGCTTGGGTTACAGAGAGCGAACCGCACCATTGGGCAAATGCGTTGTTCCAAGGGGAGAGATATAACCTGATGTACTCGACCTTCGGGCAAGAGTTCTATAGCTGGGTGTCTGAAGCACATGAGTTTCCCATCACTCAAATGATCGATGAGTTTCGAGCCAAGATGATGCAGTCTATCTACACACGTCAGGTGCAGTCCCGTGACTGGGTCACAACGCTGACACCGACCAACGAAGAGAAGCTTCAGAAAGAGATAGGActtgcacagacgcttcaggtCTCACCACCAGAAGGCAGCTTGTTCCAGGTTAACGGAGGAGACTCTTCCGTCAACATAGTTGATATCGACCAGTGTGATTGTGACTGCAAGATCTGGAGGCTGACGGGTTTGCCATGCAGCCATGCAGTTGCTGTGATCATGTGCATAGAGAAAAGCCCTTATGAGTATTGCTCTAGATACTTAACGGTCGAGAGCCACAGGTTGATGTATGCAGAGTCGATCCAGCCTGTGCCTAACATGGATAGGATGATGCTGGAGGAGCCGGTGGAGGGTTTGGTTGCGGTGACACCTCCTCCCACGAGGAGGACACCGGGGAGACCGAAGATGAAGCGCGTTGAGCCGTTGGATATGATAAAACGTCAGCTACAGTGTAGCAAGTGCAAGGGACTAGGACATAACAAGAAGACCTGCAAAGCTGTTTAG
- the LOC108858968 gene encoding nuclear polyadenylated RNA-binding protein 4, which translates to MSQPNQNNPNFKDTKIFVGGLAWRTTTDELRRSFQQFGEVIDANVVSEGLQGGNLRSKGYGFVVFRNAESANRACELPWLVIDGRQTNVNMAYLGAKNNNSNQPNQNGLLNQAGPSHQYQNGLFNQAASHQHQLIPQYHNPHFPQSYWAPYYGQHPYMYNVPCYTYPTAVVSMQMQQHVLAYRMQRNWERMNNVPRVIVSNPPNEEINEANEEINEANEEVNVANEEVNVANEEVIEANEEVNVANEEVIEANEEVNVANEEIIEAIEEVNVANEEIIEAIEEAIEANEEITEEMNEYINEEEADTETDCDQEGEISGEGSDIKQDVNDQELEIMIGEEDDTKQEVVCEEEAENAPQENGNGHEENSDQVEEGEKQEYNKELVREAII; encoded by the exons ATGTCTCAGCCAAACCAGAATAACCCTAATTTTAAAGATACTAAGATCTTTGTTGGAGGTTTAGCCTGGAGAACAACAACAGATGAATTGAGAAGATCTTTCCAACAATTTGGAGAGGTTATTGATGCTAATGTTGTCAGTGAGGGTCTCCAGGGAGGAAACTTAAGATCAAAAGGCTATGGCTTT GTTGTTTTTAGGAATGCTGAATCTGCCAATAGAGCTTGTGAACTCCCGTGGCTGGTTATTGATGGAAGACAAACCAATGTCAATATGGCTTATTTGGGTGCAAAGAATAACAACTCTAACCAGCCTAACCAAAACG GTTTACTAAATCAGGCTGGACCATCGCATCAATATCAAAACG GTTTGTTCAATCAGGCCGCATCGCATCAACATCAGCTAATTCCTCAGTATCATAACCCACATTTTCCTCAGTCCTACTG GGCTCCATATTACGGACAACATCCTTACATGTACAACGTTCCATGCTATACTTACCCCACCGCCGTG GTATCTATGCAGATGCAGCAGCATGTTCTAGCATATAGGATGCAACGGAATTGGGAACGGATGAACAATGTACCAAGGGTCATTGTTTCTAACCCTCCTAATGAAGAAATCAATGAAGCTAATGAAGAAATCAATGAAGCTAATGAAGAAGTCAATGTAGCTAATGAAGAAGTTAATGTAGCTAATGAAGAAGTCATTGAAGCTAATGAAGAAGTCAATGTAGCTAATGAAGAAGTCATTGAAGCTAATGAAGAAGTCAATGTAGCTAATGAAGAAATCATTGAAGCTATTGAAGAAGTCAATGTAGCTAATGAAGAGATCATTGAAGCTATTGAAGAAGCCATTGAAGCTAATGAAGAAATCACTGAAGAAATGAATGAATACATCAATGAAGAAGAGGCAGATACGGAAACAGACTGTGATCAAGAAGGAGAGATCAGTGGAGAAGGCAGTGACATCAAGCAAGATGTAAATGATCAAGAGTTAGAGATCATGATTGGAGAAGAGGATGACACCAAGCAAGAAGTTGTctgtgaagaagaagctgaaaacGCACCACAAGAAAACGGGAATGGTCATGAAGAAAACAGCGATCAGGTAGAAGAAGGAGAAAAACAAGAATACAATAAGGAGCTAGTAAGAGAAGcgataatataa
- the LOC108859565 gene encoding uncharacterized protein LOC108859565, with amino-acid sequence MSSATPALPTSLFSNGSLSSPQNISKTELNSFVKVSDPAIYKWRLVIAYDGTKFAGWQYQESPPTIQSMLEKALTQITKLQRKQLHLVGAGRTDAGVHAWGQVAHFVTPFNYTSLDSIHAALNGLLPQDIRVREIGAAVHEFHARFSCRSKVYRYQIYSDTFMDPFQRHFTYHTAYKLNASKIREAAQYFVGKHDFSAFANATKEDGVPDPLKTISRFDVIEMGSLLQLEVEGSGFMYRQVRNMVALLVQVGKEALDSDIVPMILETKDRRELAKYTLPAPPHGLCLVSVKYEEDHLQLPPDSPLTSFGRHHTITKCKLPFY; translated from the exons atgagtagCGCTACACCAGCGCTTCCTACTTCACTCTTTAGTAACGGGTCCCTCTCGTCTCCTCAGAATATCTCC AAGACTGAATTGAACAGCTTTGTGAAGGTTAGTGATCCTGCTATCTATAAATGGCGCCTCGTGATCGCATACGATGGCACCAAATTTGCAG GTTGGCAATATCAGGAATCACCTCCAACGATCCAATCAATGTTAGAGAAAGCCTTAACTCAGATAACAAAGCTCCAAAGAAAACAGCTTCATCTTGTTGGTGCTGGTAGGACTGATGCAGGAGTTCACGCTTGGGGTCAG GTAGCTCATTTTGTCACTCCTTTTAATTACACTAGCTTGGACAGCATTCACGCTGCTTTGAACGGTCTTCTTCCTCAAGATATCCGTGTCAGAGAGATCGGTGCAGCGGTTCATGAGTTCCACGCTCGGTTCTCTTGCCGTAGCAAGGTTTATCGCTACCAGATATACAGCGACACTTTCATGGACCCGTTCCAGCGTCATTTCACTTACCACACTGCTTATAAACTGAATGCTTCTAAAATCAGGGAAGCTGCTCAATACTTTGTTGGCAAGCATGATTTCTCAGCGTTTGCTAACGCTACAAAGGAAGATGGAGTGCCTGATCCTCTCAAAACTATATCTCGTTTTGACGTCATTGAAATG GGATCTCTTCTACAGCTTGAAGTTGAAGGCTCAGGGTTTATGTACAGACAAGTCAGAAACATG GTAGCTTTGCTGGTTCAGGTTGGAAAAGAAGCGTTGGATTCAGACATTGTCCCAATGATTCTAGAAACCAAAGATAGGAGAGAGCTTGCAAAGTATACATTGCCTGCACCACCTCATGGTCTCTGTCTTGTCTCTGTTAAGTATGAGGAAGATCATCTACAGCTTCCACCAGATTCTCCTTTGACTAGTTTTGGTAGACATCACACTATAACAAAGTGTAAACTTCCCTTCTATTGA
- the LOC108862168 gene encoding uncharacterized protein LOC108862168 isoform X1 — translation MATNNNKVIAICRSGGEFVTNKDDGLLSYSGSGDAFAIDIDHNTSMTDFKTELAEYFGFGVETMTTLKYFLPGNKKTLITISKDKDFMRMVKFSADAGTVEVFVMPQEAGVVNLSNMPASRSSRTTASEGVVPVITATGEDDVVDEDMTNDFQIDLAMPDESPLPCNFVLLDQKHHTAIQQWENVITGVDQRFNSFIEFRDALHKYSVAHGFAYKYKKNDSHRVSVKCKAQGCPWRITAARLSTTQLICIKKMNPRHTCERAVIKPGYRATRGWVRTILKEKLKAFPDYKPKDIAEDIKREYGIQLNYSQAWRAKEVAREQLQGSYKEAYSQLPLLCEKIKETNPGSIATFVTKEDSSFHRLFVSFYASISGFKQGSRPLLFLDNAVLNSKYQGVMLIATAADAEDGVFPVAFAIVDAETEENWLWFLEQLKSALSESRRITFVADFQNGLKEAIPQVFEDAHHAYCLRQLAEKMNTDLKGQFSHEARRYMLNDFYSVAYAATPEGYCSATESMRNISPDACAWVTESEPHHWANALFQGERYNLMYSTFGQEFYSWVSEAHEFPITQMIDEFRAKMMQSIYTRQVQSRDWVTTLTPTNEEKLQKEIGLAQTLQVSPPEGSLFQVNGGDSSVNIVDIDQCDCDCKIWRLTGLPCSHAVAVIMCIEKSPYEYCSRYLTVESHRLMYAESIQPVPNMDRMMLEEPVEGLVAVTPPPTRRTPGRPKMKRVEPLDMIKRQLQCSKCKGLGHNKKTCKAV, via the exons ATGGctaccaacaacaacaaagtgATAGCTATATGTCGGTCAGGAGGAGAGTTCGTAACCAACAAAGACGACGGATTGTTGTCCTATTCCGGTAGTGGCGACGCCTTTGCTATAGACATTGATCACAACACTTCAATGACTGATTTCAAGACAGAGCTGGCTGAGTATTTCGGTTTCGGTGTGGAGACGATGACCACGCTCAAGTACTTTCTCCCTGGAAACAAGAAGACTCTTATCACCATCTCCAAGGATAAGGACTTCATGCGCATGGTTAAGTTCTCTGCTGATGCTGGGACTGTTGAGGTTTTCGTCATGCCTCAAGAAGCTGGTGTCGTCAATCTCTCCAACATGCCTGCCAGTAG GTCAAGTAGGACTACTGCATCAGAAGGTGTTGTACCTGTAATCACTGCTACAGGAGAAGACGATGTTGTCGATGAGGATATGACAAATGATTTTCAAATTGACTTAGCCATGCCTGACGAAAGCCCTTTACCGTGCAACTTTGTTTTACTCGATCAGAAACACCACACGGCGATACAGCAGTGGGAGAACGTCATCACAGGCGTTGATCAACGGTTCAACAGCTTCATCGAGTTCCGAGACGCGCTGCACAAGTACTCCGTGGCTCACGGCTTCGCTTACAAGTACAAGAAAAACGACAGCCACCGCGTCTCCGTCAAGTGCAAAGCTCAGGGCTGTCCGTGGCGCATCACAGCGGCGAGGCTGTCGACGACTCAGCTGATATGCATCAAGAAAATGAACCCGAGGCACACGTGCGAGAGAGCCGTCATCAAACCTGGCTACCGCGCGACTAGAGGGTGGGTGAGAACCATCTTGAAAGAGAAGCTGAAAGCCTTCCCTGACTACAAGCCTAAAGACATCGCTGAGGATATAAAGAGAGAGTATGGTATTCAGTTGAACTACTCGCAGGCGTGGAGGGCTAAAGAGGTTGCTAGAGAGCAGCTCCAAGGCTCTTACAAAGAGGCCTATAGTCAGCTTCCTCTTCTATGCGAGAAGATCAAGGAGACGAACCCTGGAAGCATCGCCACTTTCGTGACTAAAGAAGATTCAAGCTTCCACCGTCTCTTCGTATCGTTCTACGCTTCGATATCCGGGTTTAAACAAGGCTCACGCCCTCTTCTTTTCCTTGACAACGCTGTCCTTAACTCAAAGTACCAAGGTGTTATGCTTATAGCAACAGCTGCTGACGCCGAGGACGGTGTATTCCCAGTAGCATTTGCCATCGTTGATGCAGAGACGGAAGAGAACTGGCTTTGGTTTCTAGAACAGCTTAAATCCGCCTTGTCTGAATCCAGAAGGATCACATTCGTTGCGGATTTTCAGAACGGTCTGAAGGAAGCTATACCTCAGGTATTTGAAGACGCGCACCACGCCTACTGTCTACGCCAGCTAGCTGAGAAGATGAATACTGACTTGAAGGGTCAGTTTTCTCACGAAGCGAGACGGTACATGCTCAACGACTTCTACTCTGTGGCGTACGCAGCAACACCGGAAGGATACTGCAGCGCCACGGAGAGTATGAGAAACATATCTCCTGATGCTTGTGCTTGGGTTACAGAGAGCGAACCGCACCATTGGGCAAATGCGTTGTTCCAAGGGGAGAGATATAACCTGATGTACTCGACCTTCGGGCAAGAGTTCTATAGCTGGGTGTCTGAAGCACATGAGTTTCCCATCACTCAAATGATCGATGAGTTTCGAGCCAAGATGATGCAGTCTATCTACACACGTCAGGTGCAGTCCCGTGACTGGGTCACAACGCTGACACCGACCAACGAAGAGAAGCTTCAGAAAGAGATAGGActtgcacagacgcttcaggtCTCACCACCAGAAGGCAGCTTGTTCCAGGTTAACGGAGGAGACTCTTCCGTCAACATAGTTGATATCGACCAGTGTGATTGTGACTGCAAGATCTGGAGGCTGACGGGTTTGCCATGCAGCCATGCAGTTGCTGTGATCATGTGCATAGAGAAAAGCCCTTATGAGTATTGCTCTAGATACTTAACGGTCGAGAGCCACAGGTTGATGTATGCAGAGTCGATCCAGCCTGTGCCTAACATGGATAGGATGATGCTGGAGGAGCCGGTGGAGGGTTTGGTTGCGGTGACACCTCCTCCCACGAGGAGGACACCGGGGAGACCGAAGATGAAGCGCGTTGAGCCGTTGGATATGATAAAACGTCAGCTACAGTGTAGCAAGTGCAAGGGACTAGGACATAACAAGAAGACCTGCAAAGCTGTTTAG